In Herpetosiphonaceae bacterium, a single genomic region encodes these proteins:
- a CDS encoding oligosaccharide flippase family protein gives MQSASSSVAASRKNWRSHASTGLVLNVGVAIAGVLVARLLGSVTQFALARLMSLSDFGMYTTLYALLGPVVMIASLGLDTWLLHQGGRARDLDSVISQVLALRLLATGGLMIVAIAILLVSGKTSLELPIIFAAFGLTCELLLTTAHTALRAQLRSRAAALLQMIVPALTIALTLALWNAAAPLLTATGYRLLADILGVGLLMWLLRRSLHGLRWKPQRLLDMIKQARAYFAADLLSSVALKADLTMVSFMIGAVGAGVYNPALLIVNTTFLVPAVAWQVLLPVIARLQPHSRGFRWMVGLAVIGSLLYGLFWAAALWWGSGMIIDLVFSTQYRAAVPLLQIMCLIPLFKSLNFCSAMVMVARDDQVLRTKLLAVGSVVNVIANAICIPVFGLEGAAWVNLATEIILLVAYSGGAWFSLHRSA, from the coding sequence ATGCAATCAGCATCCTCGTCTGTCGCAGCTTCCCGCAAAAACTGGCGCAGCCATGCCTCGACCGGGCTGGTGCTCAACGTCGGCGTGGCAATCGCGGGCGTGTTGGTCGCGCGGCTGCTTGGCAGCGTGACTCAGTTTGCGCTTGCACGGCTGATGAGCCTGTCGGACTTCGGCATGTACACCACGCTGTACGCGCTGCTCGGCCCGGTAGTGATGATCGCCAGCCTGGGCCTTGATACGTGGCTGCTGCATCAGGGTGGCCGCGCCCGCGACCTCGACTCGGTGATCAGCCAGGTGCTGGCGCTGCGGCTGCTGGCGACCGGCGGGCTGATGATCGTGGCGATCGCGATCCTGCTGGTGAGCGGCAAGACCAGCCTTGAGCTGCCGATTATCTTTGCGGCGTTCGGGCTGACCTGCGAGCTGCTGCTGACCACCGCGCATACCGCGCTGCGGGCACAGCTTCGCAGCCGCGCCGCCGCGCTGCTCCAGATGATCGTGCCCGCGCTGACGATCGCGCTGACGCTGGCGCTGTGGAACGCCGCCGCGCCGCTGCTGACGGCGACCGGCTACCGGCTGCTGGCGGACATCCTGGGCGTCGGGCTGCTGATGTGGCTGTTGCGCCGCAGCTTGCACGGGCTGCGCTGGAAGCCGCAGCGGCTGCTGGACATGATCAAACAGGCGCGGGCCTACTTTGCCGCCGATCTGCTGTCGAGCGTGGCGCTCAAGGCCGACCTGACGATGGTTTCGTTTATGATCGGCGCGGTCGGGGCGGGTGTGTACAACCCGGCGCTGCTGATCGTCAACACCACGTTTCTAGTCCCGGCGGTTGCCTGGCAGGTATTGCTGCCGGTGATCGCGCGTCTCCAGCCTCACTCACGCGGGTTCCGCTGGATGGTCGGACTGGCGGTGATCGGGAGTCTGCTCTACGGCCTCTTCTGGGCCGCAGCGCTGTGGTGGGGCTCCGGCATGATCATCGATCTGGTCTTTAGCACGCAGTACCGGGCCGCCGTGCCGCTGCTCCAGATTATGTGCCTGATCCCGCTCTTCAAAAGCCTCAACTTCTGCTCGGCGATGGTGATGGTCGCGCGCGACGATCAGGTCTTGCGCACCAAGCTGCTGGCCGTCGGCTCGGTGGTCAACGTCATCGCCAACGCGATCTGCATTCCCGTGTTTGGCCTGGAAGGAGCCGCGTGGGTCAACCTGGCGACCGAGATCATTTTGCTGGTGGCCTACAGCGGCGGCGCGTGGTTCTCACTGCATCGATCGGCATGA
- a CDS encoding polysaccharide pyruvyl transferase family protein encodes MKIIVLNAHSPKNAGDLAILEQTMAVLRRAFPAAALTITVNDELSDLLPAGASYVGSLMRWVLRVDAQGEWHWRKPLVPFYALWLVHAALMYRVAGLRPLPRLPDRRGLMRAYYDADLVVVIGGGHLYARHAANIAFAWLWLGIALAVLMGKPLLLLPQSFGPLPGTIQRAMLRWLLSHSALTAAREYRSLQLLAEIGLRRRVLLLPDLAFAADATPLNRMDTDMPELIRSSEGKPLVGLTLMDWQRQNPQFGNQHGYEQAILALMRHLRQHYDARVVLFAQCTGPNAAHDDRLIARRLVAAAQAQGIDGVALIDAVLSPEQLKAAYARLDLLVATRMHSAIFALSGYVPALAIGYLYKSVGIMELLGLERYALDIDTLTAERLCAAFDALWAERERVRERLVRRIPAIQKTLERLPELIRRSVREA; translated from the coding sequence ATGAAGATCATCGTTCTCAACGCGCACTCGCCCAAGAACGCGGGCGATCTGGCGATCCTTGAGCAGACGATGGCTGTTTTGCGCCGCGCGTTTCCCGCCGCCGCGCTGACGATCACGGTCAACGACGAGCTATCGGATCTGCTGCCCGCTGGCGCGAGCTACGTCGGCTCGCTGATGCGCTGGGTGCTGCGGGTGGACGCACAGGGCGAGTGGCACTGGCGCAAGCCGCTGGTGCCGTTCTACGCGCTCTGGCTGGTACACGCCGCGCTGATGTACCGTGTGGCGGGGCTGAGGCCGCTGCCGCGTCTGCCGGATCGGCGCGGGCTGATGCGGGCCTACTACGATGCCGATCTGGTGGTAGTGATCGGCGGCGGGCATCTCTACGCGCGGCACGCTGCCAATATCGCCTTTGCCTGGCTCTGGCTCGGCATCGCGCTGGCGGTGCTGATGGGCAAGCCCCTGCTGCTGCTGCCGCAATCGTTCGGGCCGCTGCCGGGTACGATCCAGCGGGCCATGCTGCGCTGGCTGCTCTCGCACAGCGCGCTGACAGCGGCGCGCGAATACCGCTCGCTGCAACTGCTGGCCGAGATCGGGCTGCGCCGCCGCGTGCTGCTCCTGCCCGATCTGGCCTTTGCGGCGGATGCTACCCCGCTCAATCGCATGGACACTGACATGCCCGAGCTGATTCGCAGCTCCGAGGGAAAGCCGCTGGTCGGTTTGACGCTGATGGATTGGCAGCGCCAGAATCCGCAGTTCGGCAACCAGCACGGCTATGAGCAGGCAATCCTGGCGCTGATGCGGCATCTCCGGCAGCACTACGACGCGCGTGTGGTGCTCTTCGCGCAGTGTACCGGCCCTAATGCGGCCCACGACGATCGGCTGATTGCGCGGCGGCTCGTGGCGGCGGCTCAGGCCCAGGGCATCGACGGCGTAGCGCTAATCGATGCGGTGCTGTCGCCGGAGCAGCTCAAAGCGGCCTACGCCCGCCTGGATCTGCTGGTGGCGACGCGCATGCACTCGGCGATCTTCGCGCTCAGCGGCTACGTTCCCGCGCTGGCGATCGGCTACCTGTATAAATCGGTCGGGATTATGGAGCTGCTGGGCCTGGAGCGTTACGCGCTGGACATCGATACACTCACCGCCGAGCGGCTGTGCGCCGCCTTCGACGCGCTCTGGGCGGAGCGCGAACGTGTCCGCGAGCGGCTCGTCCGGCGCATCCCGGCAATACAGAAGACGCTAGAGCGGCTGCCGGAGCTGATCCGGCGCAGCGTTCGGGAGGCGTAA
- a CDS encoding glycosyltransferase family 4 protein gives MPQRLIPVLQLVDGFATEEQSGGASQFGIQLARHLDRSRYAPFVCGLWRYGTASERRWREQLHAEGIGTAILIEQRGRLSTDLLRAAALLGLLLDRVRPLVLNSHFERGDLLCLWSKLSHPTHPRIVRTMHTDQQWQRRPWLGQLLNLAALPWIFDAEVAISEATRRVMDARPAARLARRRAVLLYNGISRKLVERLSAASMVAAPRGSSRPRIVIVGRLEQQKGHVCFLQAAAELLRDVPDAELWIVGTGSLLDDLQALTATLGIADAVRFCGQRSDVAEILLSSDLLVSSSLWEGFPTVILEAMAARVPVVATDIPGSRELVRSGATGLLVPVGQPRALAAAIRRLLDQRDEARRMAENAWREVQRYTLEHTASGYDRLYQTLIGVKR, from the coding sequence ATGCCGCAGCGACTGATTCCTGTGCTGCAACTGGTCGATGGCTTCGCCACCGAAGAACAGTCGGGCGGCGCGTCGCAGTTCGGCATCCAACTGGCGCGACATCTCGATCGCAGCCGGTACGCGCCGTTTGTCTGCGGGCTGTGGCGCTACGGCACGGCCTCGGAGCGGCGCTGGCGCGAGCAACTGCACGCCGAGGGCATCGGCACCGCGATCTTGATCGAGCAGCGGGGCCGTCTCTCGACGGATCTGCTGCGCGCCGCCGCCCTGCTTGGCCTGCTGCTCGATCGGGTCCGACCGCTGGTGCTCAACAGCCACTTCGAGCGCGGCGATCTGCTCTGCCTATGGAGCAAGCTGAGCCATCCGACGCATCCGCGCATCGTCCGCACGATGCATACCGATCAGCAGTGGCAGAGGCGGCCCTGGCTGGGCCAGCTACTCAACCTTGCCGCCCTGCCCTGGATCTTCGACGCCGAGGTAGCGATCTCGGAGGCGACTCGCCGGGTGATGGACGCGCGTCCCGCCGCGCGCCTGGCTCGCCGTCGCGCTGTGCTGCTGTACAATGGCATCAGCCGTAAGCTGGTGGAGCGCCTGAGCGCGGCAAGTATGGTCGCCGCGCCGCGTGGGTCGTCGCGGCCTCGGATCGTCATCGTCGGGCGGCTGGAGCAGCAGAAAGGACACGTCTGCTTTCTGCAAGCCGCCGCTGAGCTGCTGCGCGACGTGCCCGATGCTGAGCTGTGGATCGTGGGCACCGGCAGCCTCCTCGACGATCTGCAAGCCCTGACGGCGACGCTGGGTATTGCAGACGCGGTGCGCTTCTGCGGGCAGCGCAGCGATGTGGCTGAGATTCTGCTGAGCAGCGACCTGCTGGTATCGTCGTCGCTCTGGGAAGGCTTTCCGACGGTGATCCTTGAGGCGATGGCGGCGCGCGTCCCCGTCGTCGCAACCGATATACCAGGAAGCCGTGAGCTGGTGCGGAGCGGCGCGACCGGTCTGCTGGTGCCGGTCGGGCAGCCGCGGGCGCTGGCAGCCGCCATCCGCCGCTTGCTCGATCAGCGCGACGAGGCGCGACGTATGGCAGAGAATGCCTGGCGCGAAGTCCAGCGCTATACGCTTGAGCATACGGCCAGCGGCTACGATCGGCTGTATCAAACGCTGATCGGCGTTAAACGCTAG
- a CDS encoding class I SAM-dependent methyltransferase, with amino-acid sequence MPTFKHDVLLGEIEGRRIRLTPATLDTSIEHAHRIAAELGSRDAMSSVAAYWMLDSRLRQWQQIVGRIGLDRARHARFAEIGSGMGLFTLVGCALGLNVIGVEASSDRYQASLRTARRLFADNEVALRLIQAPSEALPLPDASMDLIASFQTIEHVADLPQTLREIRRVLKPGGIFFAQAPNYSSFYEAHYGVFVPLGLGKAWTRRYLALLGRPTGFLEHLQWLDPAALRGLLRDGGFTSVTVDKASTPPLSADYFRAWLYPLPFRFRRGLLAQRLAHALARLAVRAQYTADRYPQLEVWARA; translated from the coding sequence ATGCCAACATTTAAGCACGATGTGTTACTGGGCGAGATCGAGGGGCGACGCATTCGCCTGACGCCCGCGACGCTCGATACGTCGATCGAGCATGCCCACCGAATCGCCGCCGAGCTCGGCTCCCGCGATGCGATGTCCAGCGTCGCGGCGTACTGGATGCTCGATAGTCGCCTGCGCCAGTGGCAGCAGATCGTCGGGCGGATCGGATTGGACCGGGCGCGACATGCACGCTTTGCGGAGATCGGCAGCGGCATGGGTCTGTTTACGCTGGTCGGCTGTGCGCTGGGCCTGAATGTGATCGGCGTCGAAGCGTCCAGCGACCGCTACCAGGCGTCGTTGCGCACGGCCCGCCGCCTCTTCGCCGATAACGAGGTAGCGCTGCGCCTGATCCAGGCACCCTCAGAGGCGCTACCGCTTCCCGACGCCAGCATGGATCTGATCGCCTCGTTCCAAACGATCGAGCATGTGGCGGATCTGCCGCAGACGTTGCGCGAGATTCGCCGAGTTTTAAAGCCGGGCGGCATCTTCTTCGCGCAAGCGCCCAACTATTCCTCGTTCTATGAGGCGCACTATGGCGTGTTCGTGCCGCTAGGGCTGGGCAAGGCGTGGACCCGCCGCTACCTGGCGCTGCTGGGCCGCCCGACTGGCTTTTTGGAGCATCTCCAGTGGCTCGATCCTGCCGCGCTGCGTGGGCTGCTGCGCGACGGTGGCTTTACCAGCGTCACGGTAGACAAAGCTTCCACGCCGCCGCTCTCTGCCGATTATTTCCGGGCCTGGCTGTATCCGCTGCCGTTTCGCTTCCGTCGCGGCCTGCTTGCGCAGCGGCTAGCGCATGCGCTGGCGCGGCTGGCGGTACGCGCGCAGTATACCGCCGATCGCTACCCGCAGCTAGAGGTCTGGGCGAGGGCGTGA
- a CDS encoding glycosyltransferase, producing the protein MKICIIGPTYPYRGGIAHYTTLLVKHLQSAGHQVKLYSYTRQYPKFLFPGKTDKDPSATTLRVACEYIVDPIQPFSWWRVYRRIRRDAPDLLILQWWVPYWTPSLAAISWLIKRRTKIKLVYICHNVTPHEESGTLDRRLAWVVLRRGDAFIVHSEQDRRKLLALLPQPQVWRTNLPTYEAFQQLTAHARPSTSIRKTLNLDGKQVLLFFGFVRPYKGLEYLIHALPLVRENLPNAHLLVVGEFWSGRQAYMAYARQAGVEDQITVIDQYVPNEDLPDYFEAADVVVLPYVSATQSAVVQLAFGFGKPVITTRVGGLYEVVQDGYNGLVVPPQNEEALAAAIVRYFNEGLAEPMREHIAAERNTGRFSWREVIEALEAIDRQVRAR; encoded by the coding sequence GTGAAGATTTGCATTATTGGCCCAACCTATCCGTACCGGGGCGGTATCGCCCACTACACGACGCTGCTGGTGAAGCATCTCCAATCCGCCGGGCATCAGGTCAAGCTCTACTCCTACACCCGCCAGTATCCCAAGTTTTTATTTCCGGGCAAGACCGATAAAGATCCCAGCGCCACGACGCTGCGCGTCGCCTGTGAGTATATCGTCGATCCGATTCAGCCCTTTAGCTGGTGGCGCGTCTACCGGCGGATTCGCCGCGACGCTCCCGATCTGCTGATTTTGCAATGGTGGGTGCCGTACTGGACGCCGAGCCTGGCCGCGATCTCGTGGCTGATCAAGCGCCGCACGAAGATCAAGCTGGTGTATATCTGCCATAACGTAACGCCGCACGAAGAGAGCGGCACGCTCGATCGGCGGCTGGCGTGGGTGGTGCTGCGGCGCGGCGATGCCTTTATCGTTCACTCCGAGCAGGATCGCCGCAAGCTGCTGGCCCTACTGCCGCAGCCGCAGGTCTGGCGCACCAATCTGCCAACCTATGAGGCGTTCCAGCAGCTTACCGCGCACGCTCGACCGTCGACCTCGATCCGCAAAACGCTCAACCTTGACGGCAAGCAGGTGCTGCTCTTCTTTGGCTTCGTGCGTCCGTACAAGGGGCTGGAATATCTGATCCACGCGCTGCCGCTGGTACGCGAAAATTTGCCGAATGCGCACCTGCTGGTCGTCGGAGAGTTCTGGAGCGGCAGGCAAGCTTACATGGCCTATGCCCGGCAAGCTGGGGTCGAGGACCAGATCACGGTCATCGATCAGTACGTGCCCAACGAGGATCTGCCCGACTACTTCGAGGCCGCCGATGTGGTGGTGCTGCCGTACGTCTCGGCAACTCAGAGCGCCGTTGTGCAGCTGGCGTTCGGCTTTGGCAAGCCGGTGATCACCACGCGTGTGGGAGGGCTTTATGAGGTGGTGCAGGATGGCTATAACGGGCTGGTGGTGCCGCCGCAAAACGAGGAGGCGCTGGCCGCCGCGATCGTGCGCTACTTCAACGAAGGGCTGGCAGAGCCGATGCGCGAGCATATCGCCGCCGAGCGCAACACGGGCCGATTTTCATGGCGCGAGGTGATCGAGGCGCTCGAAGCGATCGATCGGCAGGTTCGGGCGCGCTGA
- a CDS encoding acetate--CoA ligase family protein: MLEAIFAPRSIAVVGASPDARKLGHTVLRNIVENKFPGALYPIHPTADEVLGQTVYPSISALPETPDLAVLVVPPQAVLGVAEECGQKGVKGLIVITAGFREVGVEGRKLEEDLLAIVQQHRMRMVGPNCLGVIDNVAQMNASFAALMPLHGSIAFMSQSGAICTAILDWSVAQGIGFSRFVSLGNKADVDEVALLQAWSDDPHSRVILAYLEGISRGPEFMEVARRVTRQTPVIAIKSGTTAAGSRAISSHTGSLAGSESAYEAAFRQSGIIRAATMQDVFDQALIFAYQPLIRGDRIAIVTNAGGPGILATDAIENAGLQLARFEPTTVQQLQAQLPPTANVYNPIDIIGDARSDRYRIGIQAALADPNVDAVLVLLTPQAQSDVEETAALIAELADSQPEPRKPVVASFMGQQSLTEALKILNDRQIPNYPFPERAVASLRAMVQYQRWREQPVGEYVGFEVDRERVRRTFAEVREQGRLELGELEAREVMAAYGMRLPASELAQSPEAAVEIANRVGYPVVLKISSPDILHKSDIGGVRVGLQSASEVRDAYELIEYRARRYQPNADIRGVLVQQQAPKGRECLVGVSRDPQLGPLIGFGMGGIYVEVLKDVVFRLAPLSKQEAREQIEAIRSFPILRGVRGQPPADLDKILDTLLRTSQLVNDFPEIVEMDINPLMVYDQGQGALVLDARIILQSD, translated from the coding sequence ATGCTGGAAGCCATCTTCGCGCCTCGTTCGATCGCCGTTGTCGGAGCGTCGCCAGATGCGCGCAAACTGGGTCATACCGTGCTCAGGAATATCGTCGAGAACAAGTTTCCCGGCGCGCTCTACCCGATTCATCCGACGGCAGACGAGGTCTTAGGCCAGACTGTCTATCCCTCAATCTCCGCGCTCCCAGAAACGCCCGACCTGGCGGTGCTGGTTGTGCCGCCCCAGGCGGTGCTGGGCGTGGCCGAAGAGTGCGGGCAAAAAGGGGTCAAAGGACTGATCGTCATCACCGCCGGATTTCGTGAAGTCGGCGTCGAAGGCCGCAAGCTGGAAGAAGATCTCCTGGCGATCGTGCAGCAGCATAGAATGCGAATGGTCGGGCCGAACTGTCTGGGTGTGATCGACAACGTGGCACAGATGAATGCCTCGTTCGCGGCACTGATGCCGCTTCATGGCAGCATCGCGTTCATGTCACAGTCGGGCGCGATCTGCACGGCGATTCTGGACTGGTCGGTCGCGCAGGGCATTGGCTTTTCGCGCTTTGTGTCGCTGGGCAACAAGGCCGACGTTGACGAGGTAGCGCTGCTCCAGGCCTGGAGCGACGATCCGCACTCGCGCGTCATTCTGGCCTATCTGGAAGGCATCTCGCGCGGCCCTGAGTTTATGGAAGTCGCCCGGCGTGTCACCAGGCAAACGCCCGTCATCGCGATCAAGTCGGGGACGACCGCCGCAGGCTCGCGGGCGATCTCGTCGCATACCGGCTCGCTGGCAGGCTCCGAGAGCGCCTATGAGGCCGCGTTCCGGCAGAGCGGCATTATCCGCGCGGCGACGATGCAGGATGTCTTCGATCAGGCGCTGATTTTTGCTTACCAGCCGTTGATCCGGGGCGATCGGATCGCGATCGTCACGAACGCGGGCGGGCCGGGTATCCTCGCGACCGATGCGATCGAAAACGCGGGCTTGCAGCTTGCGCGCTTCGAGCCGACGACTGTGCAGCAGTTGCAGGCGCAGCTGCCACCGACCGCCAACGTGTATAACCCGATCGATATTATTGGCGACGCACGCTCGGATCGCTACCGGATAGGCATCCAGGCTGCCCTTGCCGATCCGAACGTGGACGCGGTGCTGGTGCTGCTCACGCCGCAGGCTCAAAGCGATGTAGAGGAAACCGCCGCGCTGATCGCCGAGCTGGCCGATTCGCAGCCGGAGCCGCGCAAGCCCGTGGTGGCGTCGTTTATGGGCCAGCAGAGCTTGACAGAAGCGCTCAAGATCTTGAACGACCGTCAGATCCCGAACTACCCGTTCCCGGAGCGGGCGGTCGCGTCGCTCCGGGCGATGGTCCAGTACCAGCGCTGGCGAGAGCAGCCGGTGGGCGAGTACGTCGGGTTCGAGGTCGATCGTGAGCGTGTGCGCCGGACCTTTGCCGAGGTGCGCGAACAGGGACGGCTTGAGCTGGGCGAGCTTGAGGCGCGCGAGGTGATGGCGGCCTATGGCATGCGCCTGCCAGCCTCGGAGCTGGCACAGTCGCCCGAAGCGGCGGTCGAGATCGCCAACCGGGTCGGCTATCCCGTGGTGCTCAAGATCTCGTCGCCCGACATCCTCCACAAATCGGATATTGGCGGCGTGCGCGTTGGCCTGCAAAGCGCCAGCGAGGTGCGCGACGCCTACGAGCTGATCGAGTACCGCGCACGGCGCTACCAGCCCAACGCCGATATTCGCGGCGTGCTGGTGCAGCAGCAGGCACCCAAAGGCCGCGAGTGTCTGGTCGGCGTGTCGCGCGATCCGCAGCTAGGCCCGCTGATTGGATTTGGCATGGGCGGGATCTATGTCGAAGTGCTCAAAGATGTCGTGTTCCGGCTAGCCCCCCTGTCGAAACAAGAGGCGCGCGAGCAGATCGAGGCGATTCGCTCGTTTCCGATCTTGCGCGGCGTTCGCGGACAGCCGCCCGCCGATCTCGACAAGATTCTCGACACGCTGCTGCGCACCTCGCAGCTCGTCAATGATTTTCCAGAAATTGTCGAGATGGACATCAACCCGTTGATGGTCTATGACCAGGGACAGGGAGCGCTGGTGCTGGATGCGCGGATTATTCTCCAATCCGATTGA
- a CDS encoding phosphotransacetylase family protein, with protein MATLYVASTETFVGKSAICAVLLAQFRAQGLAVAYMKPVSVAATQTETGALDQDAQLMRTLFNLPEAPEQIAPILATTRVIEGVLHGDKPDFRAQLQAAYDAVADGKQMVVLEGANTWAEGALLDLSADQVSDMLNAPVLLVTRFRTINAVDIITSVRRYLGQRLLGVVLNQVFPSQLDYVHGTVVPFLERSQIPVIGVIPHEAQIEAPTVNEVAAHINANVVSPGDQERLVENLSVGAMSAESALSFFRRKRNKAVVTGGDRSDIQIAALETSTSCLILTGNMHPPMTVLDRASRRNVAILMTSDDTLTTIQRLESLIGHLRFGGAKHERFQTLAAEHMDWERLNRSLGLT; from the coding sequence ATGGCAACCCTCTATGTCGCATCAACTGAAACGTTTGTCGGCAAGAGCGCGATCTGCGCTGTGTTGCTGGCCCAATTCCGCGCGCAAGGTCTAGCCGTCGCCTACATGAAGCCCGTGAGCGTCGCCGCAACTCAGACCGAAACCGGCGCGCTCGATCAAGACGCGCAGCTTATGCGTACCCTCTTCAACCTTCCCGAAGCACCTGAGCAGATCGCGCCGATTTTAGCGACAACTCGTGTCATCGAAGGCGTGCTCCACGGCGACAAGCCAGATTTTCGCGCCCAGCTTCAAGCAGCTTACGATGCGGTTGCCGACGGCAAACAGATGGTTGTGCTGGAAGGCGCAAACACCTGGGCCGAGGGCGCGCTGCTTGACTTGAGCGCGGATCAGGTCAGCGATATGCTCAACGCGCCCGTGCTGCTGGTCACCCGCTTCCGCACGATCAACGCCGTCGACATCATCACCTCAGTGCGTCGCTATCTTGGGCAGCGCCTGCTCGGCGTGGTGCTGAATCAAGTGTTTCCGTCGCAGCTTGACTATGTGCATGGCACGGTTGTGCCGTTTCTTGAGCGCTCACAGATCCCGGTGATCGGCGTCATCCCCCACGAAGCGCAGATCGAAGCGCCGACCGTCAACGAGGTCGCCGCGCATATCAATGCGAATGTCGTCAGCCCCGGCGATCAGGAGCGGCTGGTCGAAAATCTCTCGGTGGGCGCGATGAGCGCCGAGAGCGCGCTGAGCTTCTTCCGGCGCAAGCGCAACAAGGCCGTCGTCACGGGCGGTGATCGCTCGGATATTCAGATCGCGGCGCTCGAAACATCGACATCCTGCCTGATCCTGACCGGCAACATGCATCCGCCGATGACAGTGCTGGACCGGGCATCGCGGCGCAACGTTGCTATTTTGATGACATCCGACGATACGCTGACAACCATCCAGCGGCTTGAGTCGTTGATAGGACACCTGCGGTTCGGCGGCGCCAAGCACGAACGCTTTCAAACACTGGCGGCAGAACATATGGATTGGGAGCGACTCAACCGATCGTTAGGTCTGACATAG
- a CDS encoding helix-turn-helix transcriptional regulator, with product MTHRRTALGYTMRSLAARVGVSSAYIAHIEHARIATPSPNVLAALSRELHVSEETLLRAIGYLRPQTDSNDPVAPIKSLARLVKQAREARGLTQVQVDEAIGMSTGYTGMVESGRITRPRPETLRRLEIVLGIPREDMLVATGELDTPSEDTTIILQRIAALPDRRQRLEAWSRLPESLRSAVLVLMQDMLLAGAQILRESAQPHEAEENVRWA from the coding sequence GTGACTCACCGTCGGACGGCGCTGGGCTATACTATGCGCAGCTTAGCCGCTCGTGTCGGTGTTTCTTCCGCCTATATCGCTCACATCGAGCATGCACGGATTGCAACACCATCGCCGAATGTGCTCGCCGCGCTGTCGCGCGAGCTGCATGTGAGCGAGGAAACGCTGCTCAGGGCGATCGGCTATTTGCGACCGCAGACCGACTCAAACGACCCGGTCGCGCCGATCAAGTCGCTGGCGCGGTTGGTCAAGCAGGCCCGTGAGGCGCGCGGCCTGACCCAGGTTCAGGTCGATGAGGCGATCGGCATGTCAACCGGCTACACCGGAATGGTCGAAAGTGGGCGGATTACCCGCCCGCGTCCGGAGACGCTGCGGAGGCTGGAGATCGTGCTGGGCATACCGCGCGAGGATATGCTCGTGGCAACAGGCGAGCTGGACACGCCCAGCGAAGACACGACGATCATCCTGCAGCGGATCGCAGCGCTCCCCGATCGGCGGCAGCGCCTGGAGGCCTGGTCGCGGCTGCCGGAGTCGCTGCGCTCTGCCGTGCTGGTGCTGATGCAAGATATGCTGCTGGCTGGCGCGCAGATCTTACGAGAATCCGCGCAGCCTCACGAGGCGGAAGAAAACGTCCGCTGGGCTTAG
- a CDS encoding MOSC domain-containing protein: MTRQAEVCGIFISKERHTGMLPLAETEIIADWGLKDDRKARAGSKRQVLLIDEATLQSVDLQPGDLNENITIRGMDVNALKPGQQVRVGGALLEVTGPCTVCGELETVRAGLKEQLRERRGTLTRVLESGTVRLGDPLAIE, from the coding sequence ATGACACGACAAGCAGAAGTTTGCGGCATCTTTATCTCAAAAGAGCGTCACACGGGTATGCTGCCGCTGGCCGAGACAGAAATTATTGCAGACTGGGGGCTGAAGGACGATCGCAAGGCGCGAGCCGGTTCTAAACGACAGGTGTTGCTCATCGACGAAGCAACACTACAATCGGTCGATCTCCAGCCGGGCGACCTCAACGAGAATATCACGATCCGAGGCATGGATGTCAACGCCCTCAAGCCGGGCCAGCAGGTGCGGGTTGGCGGCGCGCTCCTCGAAGTGACCGGGCCGTGTACAGTCTGTGGTGAGCTAGAGACGGTGCGTGCCGGGCTGAAAGAGCAACTGCGCGAGCGGCGCGGCACGCTGACCCGTGTGCTGGAGAGCGGCACGGTGCGCCTTGGCGATCCCCTGGCGATCGAGTAA